The Toxotes jaculatrix isolate fToxJac2 chromosome 20, fToxJac2.pri, whole genome shotgun sequence DNA segment cagatataaatatatttaaaaatataaacatgacaATACATAAAAGTGCACATTCAAGCAATGTCTTTACCTGGCACCAGAAATGGAAATTTCACGGTTGTACATGTTGGCTACTGCACATTGATTTACTTGCTTGGGCACACAATGGACACATTCTTGACAAAGATGTAATCTAACAAAATAACAAGGGCATGGCTCAGAAAGAATTAAACTTATTTATCAATTTGAGGCCAATATATTAGGACCCAGTCTCTGTAGTCCCATAACCAGGCACAACGTGAGGTTGATTTGGTTACAGAGGATACTGCAACAAGTCTTCAGACAAGACAGTAGGGACATCATCAGTCATTGAGCCATTGGATTTACTACACAATAACAGACCaaatcctaaaacaatgaccaATGATAAACTTAAATAAAAGAATACATAAATACAAGTAAATAGCATACAACATGCTGCAACAGTGGCTTACAGTATTTCAGATTTAACATATGTAGAACAGTGATGGCTTGTTTTGTAAGGAGATTCCAatcttcagtttttttaaaagactAAATTGATGCTGAATGACTTTAAGTTCCACATTAAGTAATCACTTGGACACTGAAAGTCAGAAAACAGAGTCAACAAAGCTCGGGAGGGGCTAGCATGTGGCAcaagggaagaggagaagaaagagatcAACAGCATCGGACATCATGTTTTTCAGGATAAGGACTGAACACTGGGAAAAGCAGCAATTCCAGGGAAATTGAGGTTAACATGGCAGGTGTTACAAAGGATAGGAAGGGTTTTTTTAAGGGGAATAACACTTGTGGCATTAGTAGAAAATAAGGTCTGGAAGCGCAGGAGCAGGTTAGCTAGTAAGTGGTCTACATAATCTGACGGTGCATACCGTAGCCCGTCATACCAGCTTGGGAAGCCCCACGGTTGCTGCCCATCTGCAGGCCAATCAAACTCTGTCCTTGGCGCAGCTGCTCTTCAGAGAATTCTCGTCGATACCCCTGGGCTTTCCTACACACGTAAAACAGTTAATAGGTAAGGAACTTCCTAATGTTTATATAGTTGTGAAGAATATCATTCTCTGATGTTATAGTCGTCTTTCTCTTTACCTGTGGAACCAGTCTGGGTCTCCTCTGTAGTGACCATCGTCCTTAGTGACAGCCACACTCCCCAGAGCCATTAGGGTCCTTTGCACTGCGGCCAGGTCTTTTCCTATACCCAGAGCAATAGGATAATTTTATTTTACGCATTTAGTGACAACTGCTTACCACTGCAAAAACGAACACAAATGAATATAATCTACCTGAGTGAtagataaaacataaaatgtagtCTTCAGATTCAAAACTGCGAGTGCCAACTTGATTTATGAGACTTCTTTACCTTCCCAGAGGTCCACAGTTTGAAAGATGTCAGTGGTTGTCACCCCATAAGCTTCTGCTGCTTGCAGGAACTGAGAGATCTTCTCCATTTGTTTGAAGGCCATTTGAGTCTCTGGAATCTTCTTGATGGGTTCCTTCCCCCGTGGATAAAGGCTGTTGATAAGTCTACAAAGGATCTGGGGCAAAAGAGGTCAGAGAACTGGCctgataaaattaaaatgacacacTGACCACACCATACACCATAACAGCTGAGAGTTCTTAAAGGGATAGTTCACCCAAAGACACCCTTTTTTATGCCATTCTTAAATGCCACAATTAATATTGTTGGTGTACTAGTTTTCTCTAATCTTTTCTCGTCAGtgattgaaaacatttctaagaaTAACTTGTCATGCTTTTAGAAAAGGGATATGAAAATGCATTTGCAGTTAGTTGTGAAAGCTGAGTAAGAGTCAGCCACTTGAgcaatgtaaaatgtaatttcttgtGGGTGTATTGTGTTCTTATCTGTTGAGTCAATTGCTGGTGCAGAAACGGATGCCTCTGCCTCATCTATGATGGATTTCTGAATGATTTTCTTTAACATTAGGGTCAGCAGAAGTGTCAAGCAAGAAGATACTGCGGCACTGTGAGGGGTGCATTTTATAATTGGTTGCTAATTAGGTCTTTTAGTGCTTTTGGGACAGAGGGGTTTTCCATCACAGGCTCCCAGGAATGACTCAGTCTCTTTTCTACACTATCAGCTGGTCCCCATTTTCAGAGAGGAGTAATGATAATGGTCTATTCCAGATTTTAAGGGAAAAGAAAATTCACAGTACTGTAACTTAAGACCAATATCATTTACTCAAGCTTTCAAAAATTCTCTTtgcttatttgtcttttttttcgctTCATGGTCTCTTTAAATCTGATCTATCTATTATGTTGTAGCTTAAATAATTAAACGGTAACTTCTATTTTAAGTACAGGTACTGCAGTCACTTACTGTTCCATCCATCAGCCATTTCTGGAAGTTCTGTTTGCCCGGCTGTGGTCTCTCCAGGTTTCCTCCACACTGTGCAACTATCCAGTCCACCAACTTCTGCTCCAGGTCTGGGTCGTACTTCTGCTCGATCTTCTCCTGCACCTCTCGGCTCAGTCCGTAGCTGGGCCCTCTGTTCGCCATGATGACAGCTCTAGCAACACTCTAGTATGTTGTATTCAGTAACTCTAAAGAGAACAAATGGTATGCATGATGCTGAAACAAAATTATTCTGtaacaagcaggaaaaaaatattctttGCTTGACATTCCTATAATATAGGCCTACCCACTTTAGCATTTTAGTGACTAAAACGTATCCTGATTAAATGGCTACAGGATAACAAGTTCTTTTTAGAGTTAAAATTTCCTCTAAAAGATCCTATGCATTAGAGCACTATCATAAATTATGTCGATATCTGaagaaaagccaaaaaaaaagccaggtTTTCCCCTCTCTAACAgcacctgtctctctcacagctCAGCAGTCCACCCAGGCGCATCTCTGGAGGCTGTAGCTGGGAAGGGTGTGGTCCCTGGCTTCTGTCCCGAGCAGGGACAAGCCCTCTTATTGCTATGGTAACAATCAAGCCTGTTTCCGGCACGCTGAGTGCCGTGATGCGCTGTATGAGATGATGGTTCAAGTATGACCTACAGCAGACAGTCATCATGACGcaaattaaataatcaaatgtATTCTTATTTTACAAAGTTCACCCTCCTACAAAACATGCATTCACACAATGTACAAACGGCTCTATATTTAGCCTGCAATACAGTTTAATTAAATTACGTCAGTCTTTTTTTGCGGCATGTAAAAGGTTTTGTTAGTTCTTCTGTTGTCTTCCCTGAATCTATCTTAGGGCGCAATTCTGTAAGTTAAATTCAGTAAATTCAAATAAAGTCCCGCCATCTAATGTTACGACATCACATAGCTACGCATTCTGCAGCTTgttaaaacatgaacatttgcAAACCCAAGGGCAACTGCGCAaagctcacatacacacactagcTGCGACACTGCATCGGTTGCATAAACATTATATCCATTATGTCATGCACTTCATGAAAACTGCGTGCACTTACTAAAAGAGTAGAAAGCGGCTTGATTCGTCCGGTATCACAGTGTTAATTTCGCTGAGCAGGGCAGGGCTGAGGATGCTGAACTGCTGAAGCATCCATGAAGCGCAGCACAGGCGCGTCGGGGCAGGCTAGATCTAACACTTTGTCCGGGAGGGGCGAGTCGCTCGATTTATATGCCAGCTCCTCCAGGAGGGGGTCCCAAGAGACTCAGCAAAAAACGCACAATGCGACCTGACACCGCTCCCGGACAGTGGTCACTGTGGTGCATGCTCAGTTTTTCTGACCCTCGGTAAGAAAAGGCACATGATGATGCCAAATTAATTtgactattttcttttttaactctTGTCTGATACTTGGAGCCTGTACTGGAGTTTAACCCCCGGTATTCAATATAAAAGCCCACTTTTTACCTCATTATAACTGCTGAATTCAGTGACTTGCACAATGGCTCCTTAACAGAGGGGATTTCAGCCTATGTTGTCTGTTTAGTTATTTTAAACAGTTGGTCTCCCTCCTGACTTATTATGGTCTGACACTAAGGCGTATTGTTTGTTACAGCATCCATCTTTTAGTTTCAGTAATGAGTGCCATTTCTCTTTGCTTACTGAATCTGAGTTTTTGTGATGAATAAATATTCTGGGAAAATGCTGTTTGCAGAGTGCTGTGGCTCAATATGGAAGGCATGTTGCCTTATTTTAAGCAACTAGATACCAAACAACTAAAATGTAGGATACTTAGAAAACATTTCTTGGTAAGTAAAGATATGAATTATACATATCTGCCTTATGTGAAAACTATAGCAACGGGAGCAACATCACCATATGTAGTGCCTTACATTCTGCTTACATTACAATCGTCATTCTGCGTGTGCCTGTAAATCTATGTTTAATCTTAGTTTTGACGCAGAAAATGACTGACTACACAGCTCAACCACGAGTTAAAGGTCACAGCTGCAGTTAAGCAGACCTGAGAGAGTTAAGTGGTCAGTTTCACTCCATTGAGCATAGTGCAGCTAGTGGCCAATTACATGTTAATAATCAACAGTCCAGTGGCTCCATTCAGCAGTCCTCTCTGGCTAAAGGCCAGCAGGTATGGGGAGTCATGTAACGGAATGTTCTGCTGTCAAAAATAAACTGCAAAGGGCTGTAGCCTACAACCCTCGATGATTTTGACAAAGTATACAGATATAATTCATTGTGTTGACATACTAATATACCTTTGCTCTTTACTCCACTTGTATTAATGAATTTTAAATCCTTTTTGATCTGGTTAGTAGTCATGggaatgtaaaaatgtaaaactgtcaCACTCGAGAGTACTAAACCTATAAATTAAGATCCATTTCTGCAGTACAGCTCACAATTTCCCACAATTGTAAATCCTTACTGCTAATAAGAACTTTGGTATGATGTATACTCAAAATCAGTGGCACTTCATCTTAATTCATAAAGACAATTGTTTGTCAGTTGATTACCGTAGGTTAGATGTGGTAACAAACCGAGACCTGCACTCTAGTGTGCAGAGGTTTTATTGGCCAAAAAGGGtgaaaagtgattaaaaaaggCACAGGAAAACTACGCATCTAattagagagggagggaaaacagtCAAACAGTAAGAACAGCggcagagacagcagcaatGGCAGACCTAAGAATGACTGACCAACATAATAATCGAAAAATAATAACCTGAAACACGTACAAATGCAACCTGAAGATATAAGGGAACAGCTAGCAGGAGAGCTCCCTTTAAATATAGTTTGCACTGAAATGGCATGttgaaatgacagatgaagtATGGGGAGAATAACAGAGATGGATAAAAGGTCATTTTTGGCAGAGAAACATGCCATTGTTTGGTAATTTCCTTGAGGGTTGACTTTCCAGTAAGCACAGTCCTTAACTCAACAACCTCTCAAGCTCACTCCCCCCCATCCCTTACTCAGACCATAGTGGTCAGCTTGTCTATGAGATCGTCAATAGTGTAGACCATGAGCTTGATGTCGTCCTTCTCTGACATGCGGTGCTGGCCATGTCGCCGAAGGATGACATCCACATCATTACTGAGAACGCGTTCTGCAACCTGCATGGAGATGTGCCACGGGACGTCCTCATCTTTGAGCCCATGAATGAGACGCACGGGACAGGTGATAGGGATGGGGCTGTGGAGCACACAGTGATTTTCTGCCTCACGCAGAAAGTCCATGCTAAACTTGTAAACACCCTCCTCTGAGTGTTTGGTGGGAACTGTCCACTCTCCCTTCTCCTCAAACTCCTTCCGTGTCTGCAAATAGAAGTGTGAACAAATCTCTCTTAAATGAAATGCCTGCAaactttcaaacaaaacaacgaAAAGGAATGCAATGTATATAATAACAATATATGTTCCTACTTCCAGAGGAAGAGAATTGAACGATGTGACAATGTGATCAGCGGCAGTGGAGATGCCCACAAGTGCAGCAGTCTTCTCTGGTCTTGCAATTGCTGCCAACAGCATGAGCCAACCGCCTATACTTGAACCCACCAGTATCTATAAGTAAGAAAGAAACcctgtaaacacactgtaaatcaAATGACCAACTGattaataaagaaatacattaaCAACTTCATTAAAAACATTCCATAAAGACAACACCAGATTCACGCAGTATAATCATGGTAGTGGAGGATTACAAACACTACAAATGTGGTGACATAGTGCCACCATCTGGAGACatgaaagaacacacacacattgaataCTAGAAACAAAGGGTGGAGAGTATTTTAATTCCAATTCCAACTAGAATGGCACTCAAAAAAAGGCCTATCTCACAATGTTAACCAAAAAAGATTCGCCCTTTTGACCTGATCTGATTTATTGATTCTCTTCTCTAGAACTTTTTTGGCAATTTATTGAGAGCAAATAGAGGTTTTAAATATAGGCTTTCATTTTATGTCGGTTGCTTAATCTCTATAATAACTCACTGGTGGTTTGGAACAACAATGTGAGTCAAACATCACAATACTTATAATGTGTTTGCACAACAAGCACTTTTGGTTTCATGGAAGGTGACACTGATGCTCTTCTACTGTGAGAGGATGCTCCGTTTGACTGTAGTTTATTAAAAATATCACATTCGTgtaaattaatgcatgcatattgATCAAATACCCTGTAATTGTAACTCTAGACTGAAATCAATATTTTGTGTGCCCTTTTCTCATCCAGTctgttaaaataaacacaattaaatAATACGACACCATAGATTTCAAAATGTCTCACATGAAATGCCACATTCCCAAGAGCAGTCTTCATGACTTTATTGCTTGCTAACCACCAGTAACTTCCAAATGGGGATGTCTCTTAGAAATATTTACCTGTGGCCCGTCTGCCAACTCGTCCAACACAAAAAGGACGTCTTTTTTCCAGGTACCGATAGTCCCTTCTGCTAGGACCCCCTCTGAGGCCCCATGTCCTGTGTAGTCAAACCTGGGAAAGCATATATAGAACAGCCCATGGCCATGGGTATCAGAGGGTAAAACTATAGCAAGACAAGAGAGACCTAAGACAaggttaacatttttttttaaacattatgaGTACAGTACATCAGTTATATAACACAATGAGAATGGGACCAGGCCTTTATGTGTTTAGTATGATGGACCCATGTCTTTTATATTAAACCACCCACCTAATGGTAATTTTAGAGGACACTGAGAAGTTTGGAGTGCTTGGAGgtatttttaaaatactgaaacGATTCATTAGTCATCACTCATTCAGGAGAATATCAAACAATACTTTTATTAACGTGATTAATTGCTAATTATAGCCTGTCACAAGTCACATTATTGCACATGGAATCCTTTGGCTTTTCAATTCTGAAATTACTAAACAGATCCCTTTCAGGTCTGCTGAAATAAAGGATTGATCTCAGAGAAAAAAGATCATATGCCTAACTGTTAGGAATACAGCACATGACATTTTGTGCAAGCAAAATATACCCTCCATATCTAGATCCACTAAAATTTATTATGTATGCACAGTTATCTTGGCACATGATTTTACTTGGAAACAAAATCAGACAACATATCAATATGAATTAATTATTTATAGTAGGATTCATGCCATATTTGCTTAgtcatattttctgttgtttatttatggCAGAAAACCACtaaatctaatttatttatattgtgaCAGTCTTTTCAGAGGCTGTCCCAAAGAAATAcaactttttccttttaataattactaaaattaaaaacacattttatgcaTTGACGACTTGTGCTAGATCTTATGTTCACTCATCAGGACACTGAGACAgtaactgtgagtgtgtggtgggcgtatatatttttgttctttgcAACCCTGTAACTCACTTTGGATTAAGTTGTGTTATGTGCTAAATAAATATGAGTTAAATTGTATTCAATGCTATGTGCAGATATTGCAGGTGTTTAAAGATGAAAATCCAGACTGTGGACATCCGGGACCACTATAAATGTACCAGTATGCCATGTACCCCTCTGGGTGGTGTGTTTGGATGACTTACCTAAGGTATGAGTGTCCTAGTGACCTACAGAACTCCTCCAGTGCCTCGGCTTTCTGCCCATTCATGTTGGAGCCATATCCCGGGAGGAAAACCACACCTGGGCTCTTCCCCTTCACTCTTCTGTAGGCCAACTTTGGAAGTTCTGGTCGTGAAGCATACTGAACTGTGGACttgtgtcttctgtctcctAGTTGACACAGTGCAAAGTATTACTACAATTGCAAAACAGGTTATGTAAATGCTTCAATGGGACTATATctgctaaaacagaaaaacaactttgcTGGATACAACGTCACACCCCATTTTATGAGGCTTCTCTTGATGCAATTTAGAAAACAGCACATGGATACTTGGGGAAACAGTGAGGGCATGTTTTTAATACCGGGCAAACATGCCAACAGCTTTGACATATGTGCACACCCTTAGGCTAATTAGCGTCTACGCTTTTTAAAATACAACGAGAATCAACACAGACGGCGCAAAACCAGTCAGAACCGCAAATGCTGCCCTAAATTTTTAAGGCGACGCAGTTTGCGTGAGCCACACCCCCTCCTGACCGTTTAAACACGCTTGTATGAAACAACAGCGTTGAGAAATTAATTGTGCCAACGGCGAAATCTAAAACAAACCTTCAAAACGCTTTGAAGACAAAGCTGCGAGCCCTCCATTACTTAAGATCTGCGAAAGTCCTCTGCGGCAAGACCTCAGCGCGACGGCTGCCATACTGTTACGCGACCACTGAGGAAATATCgcgagagcagcagcagtaattcTCGTTTACTCTTGTTGTGATCCCTTAACATTACAACTACAGCAGTGCTGTGGAGCAGTGGTGTAAGTATGGAAGTACAGGAATATTATCAGCACAACGTATTAAAcgcattaaaagaaaaagtttacTCGAATGGCTCTTGACGATGTCCTATTATTagatattttattattcataATATTAATTCATAATATTAATGCATACATGTGCATATCTGGTCAAGGTGGAGCTGATTTTGCAGACTGCTGCGCAATTTAATATACACAAGACAACATAAAATCCCCATATGGTTTTATGCAGAATCTTAATCTGCAAAGAAAGATGTAATCATGTGGTAACATTATTATGActtttgaaaaatatattttgctctatttttttcttattcgtGCTCAGCTCCAAAACAAATAATTTGTACTACATTTCTGCAATTCAGTAACATGTTATTCTTTGATCGATAAAGCCAGCTAAAAGCCTGCTGGTCTTGAGTGTTATTATAAGCATAAGTAGCCTCAAAGTATTTGtcaatatgaagagaaaaacattgtATTGGACTTAGCTGCTCCTTAGCATAGCCCAGTTGAGTACTTTAAGcttcacttttacattttttggacaacagtgtgcattatatgtttatattcttACATTTGAAGTATGTATCATTTTAAGATTATAGCTAGTACTCATTTTCAGTCCTTTATAAATTATTGGGTAGTTTAATCCATAATAGAGCATCATATTTTATGGGttcatcatttgttttaattagaaATGTTTAATCAGTAGTATAAtattttccctctgaaatgtagtggaacATAAGTGgtagaaaatggaaaatatccATGTACTTCAAAATTGTGGGACACTTGAGTAAATATAATTAGTAACTTAACACcactgcttttttcccccatctatttttaatttgtattatttttattttatttacatgcaACTTCAGGCGTCCATCCAGCAGCGAGTTTGGCAGGTAGTGGCTATAACCTACAGGAGGCTCCCCATTGAAGAggtgattattattttgacATCAGTTACGATAACAGCAGGTCAGTAAAACTGGCTTAAATTGCCCTGGACAGAGAAATAATGAAAGTAGCGGGGGACTTGTTGTTTGATTGTGACTGTCATGTGAAGTGTCAGTTTGTAACATGACTCAGAGCGTCACAGGCGGAAGGTCACGGAGCAGCAGAACGGAACGGAAGCGGGAGTAAAGAGCCTATCCGCCATTGTGGAATATGGTAAGGGATATTCCAGTAAGAGACTAGTCAGTTTCAGATTGACTGATAAAGACCATCTGTGGCAGGATCGCACGCATTAATTGACGCCTTCTCCGTAGACACGAAGTCGCCGTTTGTAACCGCCAGAAGAACCAGATCGTCGTCAGGTCTGACCACGGAGAGGAAAACGCCGCCTTGTAACGTTAACAGAGTGATTGGACAACCCGAGAGACGAGCCAGGAAAGCGCCGAAgtgcagagagaggcagggggGAAGCCGTGGACAGTCTCACAAACAGCGATCAGTTTCGGTTCCTGGAGGATGTCTGCGACCACAGTCGATCAGGTTCGTGTATTGACAGCCGTACTGTGTTATACATTAGCCGTGCGGCCAGATGAAACTTTGCCGACAACAGTTTGATCTGGTTCGGCATGCCCAAAAAATCAAACAGGCTAAAAAGTCTTTGATATGTGATAGCTATTAGCAGTAATGTAGGCCGACTGTGTTGCCAACCAACTCCAGCTGTAGCCGGTTGCCAATGCGGCACCGTTTACTGGATGTCAGAGCGTTTGACATCCGGTCAATAACGCGAAGCAACCTGTAAATGTTAACATCCGGGCTGATGGCTTCAGCCTGAGGTTACTACAGACTGTTGTATTAATCCATGTAGGATACAGccggctctgtgtgtgtgtgtgtgcgtgcgtgtgtgtgtatgtttcttcCTGTCGTGATCTGACAAcagtctcctttctttttcctgtgcTGCCCATTATTTCAGAGACCTAAAGGACAAGGAAATAAAGGTAAGGTTTTCAacagtaattttaaaaatggtgCAGAAGTCCGCATTTGTTTATCTCAGTGTGGCAGTGCCGGCtgttttaacttaaaattaGCTAACGTGCTATCAGTACTTGCTGATAGAGCTTTGAAACTGGTGGTGTAAACTGCAGCTTATACAGCATGCTAGCATTGGTGACTATCCTTGAATTCtgcatttgttctgtttttttctttttcttttaatgatcATTATGCTTCACAACACTGAGATCTCAAGTTTTGGATCTTTAGATATTATTATCTTGAGTTTTAACTATTTGGGAATCACAAATATTTGAACTATATGATGATTTAATGTCTCCTTTTTCTATCCTTAGTGCAAAACGGATCAATGCATCAAAAGGATGGtgtgaatgatgatgattttgagCCTTACTTAAGCGGCCAGACAAATCAGGTAACAGTATATCAGGATGTAGTCTGTCCAGAGTGACAGTTTGTAGTTATGGTCAGTGGTCAGTTTAAAACCTCATGATACAAGCAAATTAGTTGCATATGTGAGGTGACAGCCATGTTACATATCGCTATTGTCATTCTAGTTTACCTGAGATTTTCTTCTCAAGTTCCTTAAGATTTCAGATGTATTGAACATTTGTTGATTTCTTAATTGTACTGCCTAGAATTCTGTATAACGCATTAACTGGTTTTCCCTTTGTTCTGTACAGAGTAACAGCTATCCACCAATGTCTGACCCCTACATGCCCAGCTACTATGCTCCATCCATTGGTTTCCCTTACTCTCTTGGAGAGGCTGCTTGGTCCACAGCAGGAGACCCTCCTATGCCCTACCTAACTACCTATGGACAGATGAGCAATGGCGAGCCGCACTTCATTCCTGACGGTGTGTTCAGCCAGCCAGGTGCTCTGGGGAACACCCCTCCCTTCCTCGGCCAGCATGGGTTCAACTTCTTCCCTGGTAATGCGGACTTTTCCACCTGGGGTACCAGTGTCTCTCAGGGACAGTCCACACAGAGCTCAGTCTACAGCAACAGCTATGGGTATGCCCCCAGCTCACTTGGTCGGGCCATCGCGGACGGACAAGCGGGCTTTGGAAGTGACACCCAGCTCAGTAAAGTGCCGGTACTGAACAGCATTGAGCAGGGTATGACAGGGTTAAAACTGGGTACAGACATGGTGGCAGCAGTCACCAAAACCGTAGGCTCACCCTTAGGAGGCACGGCGGGTATGAGCAG contains these protein-coding regions:
- the tagln3b gene encoding transgelin-3b; translation: MANRGPSYGLSREVQEKIEQKYDPDLEQKLVDWIVAQCGGNLERPQPGKQNFQKWLMDGTILCRLINSLYPRGKEPIKKIPETQMAFKQMEKISQFLQAAEAYGVTTTDIFQTVDLWEGKDLAAVQRTLMALGSVAVTKDDGHYRGDPDWFHRKAQGYRREFSEEQLRQGQSLIGLQMGSNRGASQAGMTGYGMHRQIM
- the abhd10b gene encoding abhydrolase domain containing 10, depalmitoylase b, coding for MAAVALRSCRRGLSQILSNGGLAALSSKRFEGDRRHKSTVQYASRPELPKLAYRRVKGKSPGVVFLPGYGSNMNGQKAEALEEFCRSLGHSYLRFDYTGHGASEGVLAEGTIGTWKKDVLFVLDELADGPQILVGSSIGGWLMLLAAIARPEKTAALVGISTAADHIVTSFNSLPLETRKEFEEKGEWTVPTKHSEEGVYKFSMDFLREAENHCVLHSPIPITCPVRLIHGLKDEDVPWHISMQVAERVLSNDVDVILRRHGQHRMSEKDDIKLMVYTIDDLIDKLTTMV